From a single Centropristis striata isolate RG_2023a ecotype Rhode Island chromosome 14, C.striata_1.0, whole genome shotgun sequence genomic region:
- the hepacam2 gene encoding HEPACAM family member 2, with the protein MEATGRTALYVCSVLFILTEVRSEFIHIPSLVHHGIEGKSVLLSVETRFPLDEVEIQGTWSHTEPSGTRTTLVTFTKETTITDMMYRNHLLFREPNVSLLIRKLNQNDEGEYHLSLNIEFHNKTGLVIKEERTVHVTVDVPVSTPVIEKSPSNAVVEDKANVTWTCSVERGTRVVFQWQRDNVPLGPSDRYHFSQDNSTLFISPVRKEDKGTYHCLASNTVSQGRHSRAVELNVYYGPYNLEVNSGQGLRTGEVFTINPGELVFFECQADSNPPNSYVWISKSRNATQVITEGPRLEVRSYRLAQAEEYLCRAFNNVTQKQDEAQFTLVVASLGTGKNKQTQEGGSVSPLVAITVCSLFVIGCMLLFFLRRTCHPKRVLMSIYNRPLSEQKRPHRSGHEDATEDFGIYEFVSIPGKMESAQASCRSLARLESVQDMHTTIYDVIRHVPETPSHSLLK; encoded by the exons ATGGAGGCCACAGGAAGAACAGCGCTTTACGTCTGCTCTGTTCTCTTCATCCTAACAG AAGTCAGGTCAGAGTTCATCCACATCCCTTCACTGGTACACCATGGTATTGAAGGGAAGTCTGTGCTTCTGTCTGTTGAGACTCGCTTCCCGCTGGATGAAGTTGAGATCCAGGGAACCTGGTCCCACACCGAGCCGAGCGGTACCCGAACCACGTTGGTGACATTTACCAAAGAGACCACAATCACTGACATGATGTACCGCAACCACCTCCTCTTTAGAGAACCCAATGTGTCTCTGCTAATACGGAAATTAAACCAGAATGATGAGGGAGAATACCACCTGAGCCTCAACATAGAGTTTCATAACAAGACAGGACTGGTTATCAAGGAGGAAAGAACCGTGCACGTAACAGTGGATG TTCCTGTGTCCACTCCAGTCATTGAGAAGAGCCCATCAAATGCAGTTGTTGAGGACAAGGCAAACGTAACCTGGACTTGCTCTGTCGAGAGAGGGACAAGAGTTGTGTTCCAGTGGCAAAGGGACAACGTCCCGCTCGGTCCCAGTGACAGATACCACTTCTCCCAAGACAACTCTACATTGTTTATCAGTCCTGTGAGAAAAGAAGACAAGGGAACTTACCACTGTTTGGCCAGCAACACTGTCAGTCAGGGTCGGCACAGCAGGGCCGTGGAACTCAATGTCTATT ATGGTCCCTACAACCTGGAGGTGAACTCAGGCCAGGGTCTGCGGACAGGAGAAGTGTTCACCATCAACCCTGGAGAGCTGGTCTTCTTTGAATGCCAGGCCGACTCCAACCCACCCAACAGCTACGTCTGGATCTCCAAGAGCCGCAACGCCACCCAGGTCATCACTGAGGGCCCGCGGCTGGAGGTGCGCTCCTACAGACTGGCCCAGGCTGAAGAGTACCTGTGCCGCGCCTTCAACAACGTGACACAGAAGCAGGACGAGGCCCAGTTTACTCTGGTGGTGGCCAGCTTAGGAACAG GGAAAAACAAGCAGACCCAGGAGGGTGGCTCTGTATCTCCTCTAGTAGCCATTACTGTCTGCTCTTTGTTTGTCATCGGCTGTATGCTGCTGTTCTTCCTCAGGAGAACCTGCCACCCTAAGAGAG TGCTTATGAGCATTTACAACAG GCCGCTTTCAGAGCAGAAACGACCACATCGTTCAG GTCATGAAGATGCAACAGAAGACTTTGGCATCTACGAGTTTGTCTCCATACCGGGGAAAATGGAATCTGCACAG GCATCCTGCAGATCTCTGGCTCGTCTTGAGTCAGTTCAGGATATGCACACCACCATCTACGATGTGATCAGACATGTTCCTGAAACACCCAGTCACAGTTTGCTGAAGTAA